ACAACCCCGCAAGCGCCCGTGAAGGTCGATATCGAGGCCTTGCCCATCGCTGCGCGGCACCAGCACGATCTTCTCGATCAGACCCCGCAGCGCCTCGCGGGTCTCTTCCAACCCGTCTTCGCGCCCCAGGCCCTCGATCAGCACTCCCACGCGGTCGCGGTAGGTCGTAAGCGACGGCCACGCCCCATTGATTTGTCCTGTTCCTGACGCGTGGCATGCCTGCGAGAAGGTCTGCGCGCGCAGATGGAGGTTTCGCATGGCGGATGGTGGCGACGGATTTATGGGTCGGTGTGAAATTGTTGAACCGCGACGGCGCAATCGCCGATGGCCATCGGAAGTGAAAGCGAAGATTGTCGCGGAGAGTTATCAGCCTGGGGCGCGGGTTGTGGATGTGGCACGCAAATACGATTTGCTCCCACATCACCTGTCAGATTGGCGTCGCCATGCCCGACAGGGTCGGTTGGCTTTGCCGGGTGACCTGATGGATGCGCTGAACGGATCGCCT
The DNA window shown above is from Roseibaca calidilacus and carries:
- the tnpA gene encoding IS66-like element accessory protein TnpA, which codes for MGRCEIVEPRRRNRRWPSEVKAKIVAESYQPGARVVDVARKYDLLPHHLSDWRRHARQGRLALPGDLMDALNGSPASEAAEPAFVPLSILPEPMDQPVFSTAAAAQDGSGVLTIEVGSDLRLRIPGDVTVERAAALVRALRGAT